Below is a genomic region from Mustela lutreola isolate mMusLut2 chromosome 1, mMusLut2.pri, whole genome shotgun sequence.
CCCAGGGCCCCGGGGCGTTAGCAATGCTGTTTCCGAAGAAGGGTATTTTCTAGAAGCTAGAAGAGATCTCCCTCGTCAAGAGCTCTAGCTTCCAGGAGCAGCTTGGGGGATTCGGCCAAGAAGCAGGGGAGAGCCGACCAGGACCCCAGTCACTGTTAGGGCTTCTGTCCGCACTGAACTCGGACCGGAGAGGGGGACCCGCGGGGAAACGACTCTTCTGCCAGCACGTTCCCCTTAGGGTGTTCTGCTGCGTATCCCTCCTAGATCGTCCAAATGGGGACTGAACGCCCGACTACACGTCCACGgtcagggttttgttgttgtttttaacagtaAATACGCTCGAAATGCGAGTGTTACCAGGGCCCCGGTGTTAAGATCGCCGCCAACAACCACCCGGCGGCACTCGCCGAACTCTGCTGCGGGGGAAGGACGATCCCCGGCAGCTCTGCGCGGCCGCGAAAAGGCACCCGGACGCCGCCCGCCTCCGGGGCGCCTCCGCGTGTCGCGCGCAGCCGGGGGCGAGGGCCGGGGACGGCCACACGCCCGGGGCTCCCCCGCGCCCGTCAGCTCCCAAGGCCGCCCGGGCCTCACCTGGAAGCGCGGCCGCTCCTTGGCCTGCTCGGGGCTCCGCGGCGACGGCGTCTCGTCCGCGGCGTCCTGGGCGCGCTCCAGCGGCGGGGGCGGCTCGGGACCCCTGGGCGCGCGCCGCCGGGCCGCCTCGCCCGTCCCGCTCTCCCGCGGCGGCAGCCCGGGCCCGGCGGCCGGCTGCTCCCAGCTGGTCCGCTCGGCGGCCTGGGCCCCGGCTTCGTCCCCCTCCTGTTCGGGCCGCGGCTGTCGGGGCGCCTTCCTCGCCGACGCCTCTCCCTCCTCCGGGCCTCGGGGCCTCGCAGGCGGCGGCCTTCGCTCTCCCTCCGGCGCCGCGGGCCTCTGCTCCCCGGCCGTGCCGTCGGCGCCTTCCGGGAAGGTGGTGACGCGGCGCGAGGCCACGGGCGAGTACACGGCGACGGTGCGCTGGAAGCGTACGGGCCGCGGGGCGCCGCTCGGGGGGCTGCGCTGCTCCGGACCCCGGCGCGCCGGCTGCGGGGACGCCGAGCCGCAGCCCGCCGCCGCCGCACCCTCGAGGCCGGGGCCGGCCGGCGCCGCGGGGTCGCGGGTCCTGCGCAGCAGCGTGCGCCGCCCCAGCGAGCACTGCACGGAGGCGTCGCGGCGCGGGTTCACCTGCACGGCCACGTCCCGGCTGCCCGCCCTGCGGGGCCGCGCGCCCAGACCCGGGCCCACCTGCGACAGCAGGGCCATGAGCTGCGCCCGCTGGTAGCTGTCGAAGTACTCGGCGGCCGTCAGCTGCCCGCAGCCGGGGAAAGACGACGCGGTCGCCCCGGCGGAAGACGACGACGAGGAGGAGGACGCGGGAGCGCAGCCCCCGCCCCGGTGCCGCCAGCCACCCGCGCTGACCGCGCCCTTGCCCTTGGCGGCCGGCGGGTAGGGGTACGGGTACGAGTAGGGGACGCACGCCGGGTACATGTAACCGTCCAGCACCTCATCCCCCAGGGCAGCCATAAGCGCAGCCCGGGCCGCTCCCGCCGCCGCCCTGCCCTAAATAGGCCGCCGTGCGGAGGCAGCCAGCCGCCCACCCCGCCGCCGCTCCCCGCGCTGCGCGGCCCCCCGCACCCTGCCCGCCACCCGCTCGAGTCCCGGAGTCCCCGCCTGGGTGGCCTGGCCCAGACCTTCTCTGCGTGGAGCTTTTCCACACCCGGGGGTCCGCATAGATACCCTTAGGGGATCGGGAAAGACTGCTTCCTTTGTGATGCAAGAACTGATTTGCAAGTGAGCTCGCCCGAGGTGAAGCGGGTCCCAACAAAAGGGCGCAATCACCGGGATTAGCGGGGCCAGGTGGTCCCCATGCCTGGGTGATTCCAGGTGTCTGCGCTGCTGGGGAAGCGGAGGCGAAGCTGGGGGCCTCTGTCAGGCTAGTGAGCAGAAAGGCAAAGGTTTGGGGTAACGGCTTTGGGTGTGTTACCTATGATCTCAGATTCTGGCCTAATTATCTCAGAACTGCTCTGAAAGTCCACACCTTGCACCCTTTCGGGAACTCCCGAAGGAAAGCACTCTAAGGCACCCACATCTAGCCTAATTGTTTTCTCTCCTGGAgctcccttcccccccacccccagctcccaccTCAAGTGGGTACCGCGAGGTACTGATGTCTATTGGGGTGGATAGTACTACAAATTTTCCTAACCAAATTATCCCTCCAAAAGAGCATTGATTTGCGATGTGTGCATGAATGCCCAAACCAAATCAGTACCAACTGAGAAGAAATGCCTTGTTCCCTGGAAAAATGTTAGCTGTCCATTACTAATCGATATCAGATACACATTAATGTATGTTTTGTGTTGATTTGACA
It encodes:
- the ZAR1 gene encoding zygote arrest protein 1; translation: MAALGDEVLDGYMYPACVPYSYPYPYPPAAKGKGAVSAGGWRHRGGGCAPASSSSSSSSAGATASSFPGCGQLTAAEYFDSYQRAQLMALLSQVGPGLGARPRRAGSRDVAVQVNPRRDASVQCSLGRRTLLRRTRDPAAPAGPGLEGAAAAGCGSASPQPARRGPEQRSPPSGAPRPVRFQRTVAVYSPVASRRVTTFPEGADGTAGEQRPAAPEGERRPPPARPRGPEEGEASARKAPRQPRPEQEGDEAGAQAAERTSWEQPAAGPGLPPRESGTGEAARRRAPRGPEPPPPLERAQDAADETPSPRSPEQAKERPRFQFLEQKYGYYHCKDCNIRWESAYVWCVQGTSKVYFKQFCRTCQKSYNPYRVEDITCQSCKQTRCSCTVKVRHVDPKRPHRQDLCGRCKGKRLSCDSTFSFKYII